One window from the genome of Glycine soja cultivar W05 chromosome 12, ASM419377v2, whole genome shotgun sequence encodes:
- the LOC114380486 gene encoding plant intracellular Ras-group-related LRR protein 6-like → MDRLLKAARASGSLNLSNRSLTEIPDEVYRNLEGLGGGDDKWWEAVELQKLILAHNSIASLKEDLRNLPFLAVLNLSHNSLSQLPAAIGELPQLKMLDVSFNSIVNIPEEIGSATSLVKLDCSNNQLTELPSSLGRCLELSDLKGSNNLITSLPEDLANCSKLSKLDMEGNKLTVISENLISSWTMLTEFNASKNLLNGIPTSIGGLSRLIRVYVHQNRISAIPSSIIGCHSLTELYLGNNNISTLPVEIGALSRLGTLDLHSNQLKDYPVEACKLSLLVLDLSNNSLSGLPPEMGKMTTLRKLLLSGNPMRTLRSSLVSGPTPALLKFLRSRLSEDEDSEAVTTTKEVIAMATRLSITSKELSMEGLGLSAVPSEVWESGEVIKLNLSRNSIQELPVELSSCVSLQTLILSKNQIKEWPGSILKSLLSLSCLKLDNNPLKQIPLDGFEVVPKLQILDLSGNAASLLDVPAFSSLPYLQELYLRRMRLSEVPSDIVGLQQLRILDLSQNSLQSIPVGLKDLTSLKELDLSNNNISVLLPELGLLEPSLQALRLDGNPLRSIRRTVLDRGTKAVLQYLKDKLPEQEQ, encoded by the exons ATGGATCGGTTGCTGAAAGCGGCGAGAGCCTCTGGTTCTCTCAACCTCTCCAATCGATCCCTCAC TGAAATTCCCGACGAGGTTTACCGGAATCTGGAGGGCCTCGGCGGCGGAGACGACAAGTGGTGGGAG GCAGTGGAGCTTCAGAAGCTTATTCTGGCTCACAATAGCATTGCATCGTTGAAGGAAGATCTGAGAAATTTGCCTTTTCTTGCTGTGTTGAATCTTAGCCACAACTCTCTTTCTCAGCTTCCAGCTGCTATTGGAGA GCTGCCTCAGTTGAAGATGTTGGATGTTTCATTCAATTCAATAGTTAACATACCAGAGGAGATTGGATCGGCTACGTCACTTGTGAA GCTTGATTGTTCAAATAATCAGCTCACGGAACTTCCTAGCTCGCTTGGAAGATGCTTAGAATTGTCAGACTTAAAG GGATCAAACAATCTTATTACAAGTTTGCCAGAAGATTTAGCAAATTGTTCCAAATTGTCTAAACTAGATATGGAG GGGAACAAGCTAACGGTGATATCTGAAAATCTCATTTCATCATGGACCATGCTTACTGAATTCAATGCAT CAAAAAATTTGCTGAATGGGATACCAACCAGCATTGGAGGCCTTTCACGTCTAATTCGTGTTTACGTTCATCAAAACA GAATATCAGCAATCCCTTCATCAATCATTGGTTGTCATTCACTTACAGAGCTTTATTTGGG GAATAACAATATTTCTACATTACCAGTGGAGATAGGGGCCCTTTCTCGCCTTGGGACTTTAGATCTTCACTCTAACCAG CTGAAGGACTATCCAGTAGAGGCATGCAAATTGAGTCTTTTAGTCTTGGATCTTTCTAATAATTCTTTGAGTGGGTTACCCCCTGAAATGG GCAAGATGACTACATTGAGGAAACTTCTGCTTAGTGGAAATCCTATGAGAACTCTTCGAAG CTCATTAGTATCTGGACCTACACCAGCATTACTGAAATTTCTCCGAAGCAGACTTTCTGAAGATGAAG ATTCTGAAGCAGTAACCACAACAAAAGAGGTGATCGCAATGGCTACCCGATTGTCTATCACTTCAAAG GAACTTTCTATGGAAGGGCTGGGGTTGAGTGCTGTGCCATCAGAAGTATGGGAATCAGGGGAGGTGATAAAACTTAATCTTTCCAGAAACTCCATCCAGGAGTTGCCGGTTGAACTTTCTTCTTGTGTTTCCCTCCAG ACATTGATTTTATCtaagaatcaaattaaagaGTGGCCAGGTTCAATTCTTAAATCACTTTTGAGCCTTTCATGTTTGAAGCTGGATAACAATCCCCTCAAACAG ATACCTTTGGATGGCTTTGAAGTGGTGCCTAAGCTTCAGATCCTGGATCTAAGTGGTAATGCGGCTTCATTACTAGATGTACCTGCATTTTCTAGTTTGCCATACCTGCAAGAGCTTTACCTAAG GAGAATGAGGCTCAGTGAAGTCCCATCAGATATAGTGGGGCTGCAACAGCTACGGATCCTTGACTTGAGTCAGAATTCCCTTCAATCAATTCCAGTG GGGTTAAAAGATCTCACTTCTCTCAAGGAACTCGACCTATCTAATAACAACATCTCAGTCCTTCTGCCCGAGCTG GGTTTGCTGGAGCCAAGCCTACAGGCACTGAGACTTGATGGGAATCCTCTCAGAAG CATTCGAAGAACTGTCTTGGATAGAGGAACTAAAGCTGTTCTGCAATATTTGAAGGACAAATTGCCAGAGCAAGAGCAAtag